In Ruminiclostridium papyrosolvens DSM 2782, the following proteins share a genomic window:
- a CDS encoding DUF4489 domain-containing protein, which produces MPHGDNYFHSSGSAGTDSSSGSWSRNNVVLSSNTGGLGPLPVITTLFADPINVVSTTIDTNGLRRTTNLLHFTSIINLPLGVSVTFNFEILRSSEDGSAVKVGPTYTFSTIVDVLEAESFSFQFVDTMLTPGNYTYSVQLSTNSIIDITPGASIMNATLSVLAVES; this is translated from the coding sequence ATGCCACATGGTGACAACTATTTCCATTCTAGTGGGTCAGCAGGAACTGATAGTTCGTCCGGCTCCTGGTCGAGAAATAATGTCGTATTAAGTTCAAATACAGGAGGACTTGGCCCTCTACCCGTAATCACCACCCTTTTTGCCGATCCGATTAATGTAGTATCTACTACCATTGACACAAACGGCCTGAGAAGAACTACTAATTTACTTCATTTTACAAGTATTATAAACCTTCCCTTGGGGGTTTCAGTAACCTTCAACTTTGAGATTTTGCGTTCATCTGAAGATGGTTCAGCTGTTAAAGTCGGCCCTACCTATACGTTCTCAACTATTGTTGACGTATTGGAGGCAGAATCCTTCAGTTTCCAATTTGTTGATACAATGTTGACTCCCGGCAATTACACTTATTCTGTACAACTCTCTACTAATTCCATAATTGATATAACTCCCGGAGCCTCAATTATGAATGCAACGTTAAGTGTATTAGCAGTCGAGAGCTAA
- a CDS encoding ABC transporter permease produces MVKKIIMKTYLGLILLFMYLPIVVLIAFSFNKSKSRGNWTGFTFKWYEELFRNSQIKDAFYNTIIIALLSSVIAVVIGTLAAIGIHSMKKAKRTAVMNLTYLPVLNPDIVTGVSLMLMFVFIGTFVKMQMGFFTMLLAHVTFNIPYVILSVLPKLKQMNTNLYEAALDLGAGSSYALRKVIIPEIMPGIISGFLMAITLSIDDFVISYFTTGSGVSNLSITIYSMARTGVKPTINALSTLMFGGVLLLLFIINIRSDRETKKRKSIKTGGMEV; encoded by the coding sequence ATGGTAAAAAAGATTATTATGAAGACATATCTTGGGCTGATACTGCTTTTTATGTATCTACCCATAGTAGTTCTGATTGCCTTCTCGTTTAACAAGTCCAAGTCCCGTGGTAACTGGACGGGGTTTACCTTCAAATGGTATGAGGAATTGTTCAGAAATTCCCAGATTAAGGATGCTTTTTACAACACTATTATAATAGCTCTGCTTTCTTCTGTAATTGCTGTTGTAATAGGTACATTGGCAGCAATAGGAATACATAGCATGAAGAAAGCAAAAAGGACCGCTGTAATGAATCTGACTTATCTGCCTGTTCTGAATCCAGACATAGTTACGGGGGTTTCCCTTATGCTGATGTTTGTATTCATAGGTACTTTTGTCAAAATGCAAATGGGCTTTTTTACAATGCTTCTTGCTCATGTGACATTTAATATACCATACGTTATTTTATCTGTTTTGCCAAAGCTAAAACAAATGAATACAAATTTATATGAGGCGGCTTTGGATTTAGGTGCAGGTTCGTCGTATGCACTTAGAAAAGTAATAATACCTGAAATAATGCCTGGTATTATTTCAGGATTTCTTATGGCAATAACTCTTTCAATAGATGATTTTGTTATAAGCTACTTTACTACCGGTTCGGGAGTTTCAAACTTGTCCATCACCATATATTCGATGGCAAGAACAGGGGTAAAACCAACAATTAACGCATTATCCACTCTTATGTTTGGCGGCGTATTGCTTCTTCTTTTTATAATAAATATACGTTCAGACAGAGAGACAAAGAAAAGGAAGTCAATTAAAACTGGTGGCATGGAGGTTTAA
- a CDS encoding amino acid ABC transporter ATP-binding protein, whose product MEMIKATDIYKSFDGNVVLSGISFEVNKGEVVAVIGPSGSGKSTLLRCINLLEKVDMGLITVEDDVMVSTNAQGRAVYADKKKLRNIRLKLGLVFQSFNLFPHYSVLDNIMAAPVSVAGVSKEEAQKTAMELLVKMGLEDKANAYPCNLSGGQCQRVAIARALALKPDVLFFDEPTSALDPQLTNEVLKVIRQLAEEHMTMVVVTHEMNFAREVADRVIFMDGGIIVEEGKPEDIFTNPKKERTRAFIRGFIG is encoded by the coding sequence ATGGAAATGATAAAAGCAACAGATATATATAAAAGCTTCGATGGAAATGTGGTGCTTTCAGGAATCTCATTTGAGGTTAATAAAGGTGAGGTCGTTGCAGTAATAGGCCCGTCAGGTTCCGGGAAGAGTACACTGCTCAGATGTATTAATCTTTTGGAAAAAGTAGATATGGGTTTAATTACCGTAGAGGATGACGTAATGGTTTCTACCAATGCACAAGGCAGAGCAGTCTATGCAGATAAAAAGAAGCTAAGAAACATACGCTTGAAATTAGGTCTTGTATTTCAGAGCTTCAATCTTTTTCCTCATTATAGCGTTTTGGACAACATTATGGCGGCACCTGTAAGCGTTGCAGGGGTGAGCAAGGAAGAAGCCCAAAAAACAGCCATGGAGCTCCTTGTAAAGATGGGTCTTGAAGACAAAGCAAATGCATATCCATGTAATCTGTCAGGAGGTCAGTGCCAGAGAGTTGCTATAGCAAGGGCACTTGCACTCAAACCTGATGTTCTGTTTTTTGATGAGCCAACATCTGCGCTTGACCCACAGCTTACAAACGAGGTGCTTAAAGTTATCAGACAGCTTGCTGAAGAACATATGACAATGGTGGTTGTAACCCATGAAATGAATTTTGCAAGGGAAGTTGCAGACAGAGTTATTTTTATGGATGGTGGCATTATTGTAGAAGAAGGTAAGCCGGAGGACATATTTACTAATCCTAAGAAGGAAAGAACAAGGGCATTTATAAGAGGTTTCATCGGGTAG
- a CDS encoding amino acid ABC transporter substrate-binding protein, with translation MKKGKLIKVLASAMALTFLIAGCGTPGDSSSSSSTASESKVAENTAVSNTSTGEKSWDKVKDKGELVLGLDENFPPMGFRDGNNNIVGYDIDLAKEVAARLGVKLKIQPINWDSKDQELNTGNIDCIWNGFSINEERKANILFSDPYMKNNQVVVVAADSKFKTLADLKGKSVSLQAQSSAADAIDKNTDFKKSLKDVVELKDNTLCLMDLKTGNTDGVVMDEIVARYQIKMNSEKYRILDESLAAEEYGVGFRKADVQLMTKVNDTLKTMAKEGKIAEISNVWFGKDISIIGK, from the coding sequence GTGAAAAAAGGTAAATTAATCAAGGTTTTAGCCAGCGCCATGGCGTTGACGTTTTTAATTGCAGGTTGCGGGACTCCCGGAGATTCTTCAAGCAGTTCAAGTACAGCCAGTGAAAGTAAAGTTGCTGAAAATACAGCTGTTTCAAACACTTCCACTGGGGAGAAGTCATGGGATAAGGTAAAGGACAAGGGCGAACTTGTACTGGGTTTGGACGAGAATTTTCCTCCAATGGGATTCAGAGACGGAAATAATAATATAGTAGGATATGATATAGACCTTGCAAAGGAAGTTGCAGCACGTTTAGGTGTTAAGCTTAAAATTCAGCCAATTAATTGGGATTCAAAGGATCAGGAATTGAATACCGGAAACATCGATTGCATATGGAACGGTTTTTCCATTAACGAAGAAAGAAAGGCAAATATACTGTTTTCAGACCCTTACATGAAAAACAATCAGGTAGTTGTTGTAGCAGCAGATTCAAAGTTCAAAACTCTGGCGGATCTGAAAGGAAAGTCAGTTTCCCTTCAGGCACAATCAAGTGCTGCTGATGCAATAGATAAAAATACAGATTTCAAAAAATCACTAAAAGATGTAGTAGAACTCAAGGACAACACACTATGTCTTATGGATCTTAAAACCGGCAATACCGATGGTGTTGTTATGGATGAGATAGTAGCGAGATATCAGATTAAGATGAATAGTGAAAAATACAGAATATTGGATGAATCACTGGCTGCCGAGGAGTATGGAGTTGGTTTCAGAAAAGCTGACGTTCAATTGATGACAAAAGTAAATGATACCTTAAAGACAATGGCAAAAGAGGGCAAAATAGCTGAAATATCAAACGTATGGTTTGGTAAGGATATATCCATTATAGGAAAGTAA
- a CDS encoding ABC transporter ATP-binding protein, which produces MSYIVEIKNIGMNYQSPNGEIPAIADISMNISKGEFICIVGPSGCGKSTLLSIIAGLVKPSCGSIFINGGGNDECLQKVGYMLQKDFLFEWSTILENVMLGLDIKKALTPENKDYVYNLLDTYGLSEFKDKYPSQLSGGMRQRAALIRTLALRPEILLLDEAFSALDYQTRLAVTEDIYYIIKKENKTAIMVTHDIAESISMADRIIVLTGRPSSIKSEHNILLSCNDVRTPFNSREAPEFRQYFNLIWKELDVHV; this is translated from the coding sequence ATGTCATACATAGTTGAAATAAAAAATATTGGAATGAATTATCAATCACCAAATGGCGAAATCCCTGCCATAGCTGACATCAGTATGAATATATCCAAAGGCGAATTTATTTGTATTGTAGGTCCCAGCGGCTGCGGTAAGTCAACGCTGTTATCTATTATCGCAGGGCTGGTCAAACCTTCTTGCGGCAGTATTTTCATAAATGGCGGTGGTAACGATGAATGCTTGCAGAAGGTGGGTTATATGCTTCAAAAGGATTTTCTCTTTGAGTGGAGTACCATACTGGAGAATGTCATGCTGGGGCTTGATATAAAGAAAGCTCTTACCCCTGAAAACAAGGATTATGTTTATAATCTTCTTGATACATATGGACTCAGTGAATTTAAAGATAAATATCCTTCCCAGTTGTCAGGGGGAATGAGGCAGCGTGCCGCTCTGATTCGAACACTGGCTTTAAGACCTGAAATACTTCTTTTGGATGAAGCATTTTCTGCCTTGGATTACCAGACCAGACTGGCAGTTACAGAGGATATATATTATATTATCAAAAAAGAAAACAAAACTGCAATTATGGTTACTCATGACATAGCTGAAAGCATAAGTATGGCTGACAGAATTATTGTTCTCACAGGCAGGCCATCCTCTATCAAAAGTGAGCATAACATTTTGTTATCCTGCAATGACGTAAGAACTCCATTCAACAGCCGTGAAGCTCCCGAATTCAGACAATACTTTAATTTGATTTGGAAGGAGCTGGATGTACATGTTTAA
- a CDS encoding ABC transporter permease codes for MKKKWLSYPYLVWMAIFIIIPSLLILFYAFTIKDEQGFRFSLQNFYRFCDPIFFSVLFKSLWLALLSTFVCLIIGYPVALILASKEYSKKTTMSMLFIIPMWMNFLLRTYAWLTLLEKHGIINSILSFFHLPTINILYTNGAVVLGMVYNFLPFMILPIYSVLMKVDNKLVEAAQDLGGNWVTVFKKVILPLSLPGVMSGLTMVFMPAVTTFVISKLLGGAQYTLIGNLIERQFLTVYDWNFGAAISIIMMIFILISIAIMSRFDEDKGGGAALW; via the coding sequence ATGAAAAAGAAGTGGTTGTCTTATCCATACCTTGTATGGATGGCTATTTTTATAATTATACCTTCCTTGCTCATCCTTTTCTATGCTTTCACCATAAAGGATGAGCAAGGTTTCAGATTTTCACTGCAAAATTTTTACAGATTTTGCGACCCCATATTTTTTAGTGTTTTGTTCAAGTCACTCTGGCTGGCTCTTTTAAGTACCTTTGTGTGTCTTATTATAGGTTATCCGGTTGCACTTATACTTGCCAGTAAGGAGTATAGTAAGAAGACTACTATGTCAATGCTTTTTATTATACCCATGTGGATGAACTTCCTGCTTCGTACATATGCTTGGCTGACACTGCTGGAAAAACATGGGATAATAAACTCCATACTATCATTTTTTCATCTCCCGACAATTAATATTTTGTACACAAATGGGGCTGTTGTTTTAGGAATGGTGTATAACTTCCTTCCATTTATGATACTTCCCATATATTCAGTATTAATGAAAGTGGATAACAAGTTGGTAGAGGCTGCACAGGATTTGGGGGGGAACTGGGTTACTGTGTTCAAAAAAGTAATTTTGCCTTTGAGTCTGCCCGGAGTTATGTCAGGGCTTACCATGGTATTTATGCCTGCAGTTACTACTTTTGTAATATCAAAGCTACTGGGAGGGGCACAATATACCCTGATAGGAAATCTCATCGAGAGACAGTTCCTGACGGTGTACGATTGGAACTTTGGCGCAGCGATATCTATCATAATGATGATATTCATATTAATTAGTATAGCAATTATGTCCAGATTTGACGAAGATAAGGGAGGAGGGGCAGCACTATGGTAA
- a CDS encoding M23 family metallopeptidase gives MAKTKFFKIIMCFGLIVCILAGSTAILLRDNTGQVLSVNKEGYIKWVEYNVPYEAMERALSIDVKSHEKPIQLHWVEMLAYIATKYGGNFKKYKAKDLDELADKLNQGQTMEQLTANMKHYNYFYQAYDAILGNFVGEYDIQVKDPDNNEKTIWQKKYGLKVFSPIARGYSFSHYDDFGSSRSFGFSRKHLGNDLMGSIGTPIMAVESGVVEVMGWNMYGGWRIGIRSFDKKRYYYYAHLRKDRPFHADLYEGKTVKAGDVIGYLGMTGYSTRENVNNITTPHLHFGMQLIFDESQKESNNEIWIDVYNIVNLLQKNRSAVTKDEETRDFYRTYDIMESNVK, from the coding sequence TTGGCTAAAACCAAGTTCTTTAAAATAATAATGTGTTTCGGTTTAATAGTTTGTATCCTTGCCGGATCAACTGCAATACTATTAAGGGATAATACAGGTCAGGTGTTATCAGTAAATAAAGAGGGCTATATTAAATGGGTGGAATATAATGTCCCCTATGAAGCAATGGAAAGGGCACTAAGTATAGATGTAAAATCCCATGAGAAGCCTATTCAACTTCATTGGGTTGAAATGCTGGCATATATCGCTACTAAATACGGCGGTAACTTTAAGAAATATAAAGCAAAGGATTTGGATGAGCTTGCCGATAAGCTGAATCAGGGTCAGACCATGGAGCAACTTACTGCAAATATGAAGCATTATAACTATTTTTATCAGGCTTATGACGCCATCCTTGGTAACTTCGTAGGTGAATACGACATTCAGGTAAAAGACCCCGATAATAATGAAAAGACAATCTGGCAAAAAAAATATGGTCTGAAAGTCTTTTCTCCTATAGCCAGAGGCTACAGCTTCAGTCATTATGATGATTTTGGCAGCAGCCGTTCTTTCGGCTTCTCCAGAAAGCACTTGGGGAACGACCTAATGGGCTCTATCGGAACTCCTATTATGGCAGTAGAATCCGGTGTTGTGGAGGTTATGGGCTGGAATATGTATGGTGGCTGGAGAATAGGCATACGCAGCTTTGACAAGAAAAGATACTACTATTACGCTCATTTAAGAAAAGACAGACCCTTCCATGCAGACCTTTATGAAGGAAAGACCGTAAAAGCCGGAGATGTTATAGGTTACCTTGGAATGACAGGCTACAGCACGCGTGAAAATGTTAACAATATTACCACACCCCATCTTCACTTTGGTATGCAGCTTATTTTCGATGAATCACAAAAGGAAAGCAATAATGAAATCTGGATTGATGTATATAATATTGTAAACCTTCTTCAAAAGAATCGTTCAGCAGTTACAAAGGACGAAGAAACCCGTGATTTTTACCGCACTTATGACATTATGGAATCAAATGTAAAATAA
- the potA gene encoding spermidine/putrescine ABC transporter ATP-binding protein has product MSENQPIILLKDVNKSFDDSHVLNNINLYILKNEFITFLGPSGCGKTTTLRIIGGFEKPDSGDVFFEGKRINDLPPYQRKVNTVFQKYALFPHMNVYENIAFGLKIKKMDKATISKKVDEMLELVNLKGFHKRSVDSLSGGQQQRVAIARALVNQPEVLLLDEPLGALDLKLRKEMQIELKNIHKQTGITFVYVTHDQEEALTMSDTIVVMNAGSIQQIGTPQMIYNEPKNAFVADFIGESNIIKGKMIKDFTVEFANRVFECLDKGFSENEEIDAVVRPEDIGIVSEDKGMISGEVKSVTFKGVHYEMLVEAQDYVWTIHSTQMVENGSRVGMVMNPNDIHIMKRMG; this is encoded by the coding sequence ATGAGCGAAAATCAACCAATTATATTACTAAAGGATGTTAATAAAAGTTTCGATGATAGTCACGTACTAAACAATATAAATTTATACATACTAAAAAATGAGTTCATTACCTTTTTAGGACCTAGCGGCTGTGGAAAGACAACTACTCTTAGAATAATAGGCGGTTTTGAAAAGCCTGACAGCGGAGATGTTTTTTTTGAAGGCAAAAGGATAAATGACTTACCTCCATATCAAAGGAAGGTCAATACTGTTTTTCAGAAGTATGCGCTTTTTCCTCACATGAATGTATATGAGAATATAGCATTTGGACTGAAAATTAAAAAAATGGACAAAGCGACTATAAGTAAAAAAGTAGACGAGATGCTGGAACTTGTAAATCTTAAAGGCTTTCATAAGAGGTCGGTGGATTCTTTGTCAGGAGGACAGCAGCAGAGAGTTGCAATTGCAAGAGCTCTTGTTAACCAACCGGAGGTTTTATTACTTGACGAACCTCTTGGAGCGCTGGATTTAAAACTTCGCAAAGAGATGCAGATAGAGCTGAAAAATATACATAAGCAAACAGGTATAACCTTTGTATATGTTACTCATGATCAGGAAGAAGCCCTTACAATGTCTGATACCATAGTAGTTATGAATGCAGGCAGTATACAGCAGATAGGCACGCCTCAAATGATTTACAACGAGCCTAAGAATGCATTTGTAGCTGATTTTATAGGTGAGAGCAATATTATTAAAGGCAAGATGATAAAGGATTTTACAGTTGAATTTGCAAACAGGGTCTTTGAATGTCTTGACAAAGGCTTTTCAGAGAATGAAGAAATAGATGCTGTGGTACGGCCTGAAGATATTGGGATTGTAAGTGAAGACAAAGGTATGATATCGGGGGAGGTAAAGTCAGTTACCTTTAAAGGAGTTCATTATGAAATGCTGGTGGAAGCACAGGATTATGTCTGGACAATCCACAGTACTCAGATGGTAGAGAACGGCTCAAGAGTAGGTATGGTAATGAACCCTAATGATATTCATATTATGAAAAGGATGGGCTGA
- a CDS encoding PQ-loop domain-containing transporter yields the protein MSIFEALMLLSFGAAWPAQIYRSYKSRKTAGKSIAFLYILIFGYLCGITNKILYQRDIVLALYIINLFMVSTDICLYYRNKKIEKTENQ from the coding sequence ATGAGTATTTTTGAAGCACTAATGCTCTTAAGTTTCGGTGCGGCATGGCCTGCGCAGATTTATAGGTCTTATAAATCCAGAAAGACAGCAGGAAAAAGCATTGCCTTCCTTTACATTCTGATATTCGGCTACCTGTGCGGTATAACAAACAAAATTTTGTATCAGAGAGATATTGTTTTGGCACTTTACATAATCAACCTTTTTATGGTGTCTACAGATATTTGTCTATACTATAGGAATAAAAAAATTGAAAAAACAGAAAATCAATAG
- a CDS encoding amino acid ABC transporter permease — protein sequence MKLVLLLLDGMVVSLQIFALTLIFSIPLGLIISFGRRTKNIFIRWITSIYISIMRGTPLILQLLVVYFAPSYLFDAKVGRFTAAVIAFVLNYAAYFAEIFRGGIESIPKGQYEAGEVLGFTKLQVFFKIVLPQVIKRVLPPISNEVITLVKDTALVSAIAVEEMFRVAQNASSRVSSVQPLFVAGVFYFIMNLIVAQAFSFAEKKLNYYR from the coding sequence GTGAAGCTGGTATTATTGTTATTGGATGGAATGGTAGTTTCTTTACAAATATTTGCATTAACACTTATTTTTTCAATACCTTTAGGACTTATTATATCCTTTGGTAGAAGAACAAAAAATATATTTATTAGATGGATTACAAGTATTTATATCTCAATAATGAGAGGAACGCCATTAATACTGCAGCTACTGGTGGTTTATTTTGCACCGTCCTATCTTTTTGATGCTAAAGTGGGAAGATTTACTGCTGCCGTTATTGCATTTGTACTTAATTATGCGGCTTACTTTGCTGAGATATTCAGAGGCGGAATCGAGTCTATTCCTAAAGGGCAGTATGAAGCTGGAGAAGTTCTTGGCTTTACTAAACTGCAGGTGTTTTTTAAGATTGTTTTACCTCAGGTCATCAAGAGAGTATTGCCGCCTATCAGCAACGAAGTAATCACCCTTGTTAAGGATACTGCACTTGTTTCAGCAATCGCTGTGGAAGAAATGTTCAGAGTTGCCCAAAACGCTTCCAGCAGGGTGTCCTCGGTACAGCCCTTGTTTGTTGCAGGAGTCTTCTATTTTATTATGAATCTTATTGTGGCTCAGGCGTTTTCATTTGCAGAGAAAAAGCTTAATTATTATAGATAG
- a CDS encoding helix-turn-helix domain-containing protein, producing MNIGEKIKQLRVKNGLTQEELAGRCELSKGFISQLERDLTSPSIATLIDILESLGTNIKDFFNESVNEKVVFKKDDVFTKEDKDSGYVIHWLVSNAQKNAMEPILIKLDPGGSSELDNPHDGEEFGYVVSGGVTVYLGTQKYKVKKGECFYFKPVTTHKIVNSAKSQSVVLWVSSPPSF from the coding sequence ATGAATATCGGTGAAAAAATAAAACAGCTAAGAGTAAAAAATGGTCTTACGCAAGAAGAACTTGCCGGAAGGTGTGAATTGTCAAAAGGCTTTATATCCCAGCTAGAGAGGGATTTGACTTCTCCGTCGATTGCAACCCTGATTGATATTCTGGAATCACTGGGAACCAACATAAAGGACTTCTTCAACGAGTCTGTAAATGAAAAGGTTGTTTTTAAAAAAGATGATGTTTTTACTAAAGAAGACAAGGATTCTGGTTACGTGATACACTGGCTTGTTTCAAATGCTCAGAAGAATGCCATGGAGCCTATTCTTATAAAGTTGGACCCGGGAGGGAGTTCAGAGCTTGATAACCCCCACGATGGTGAGGAATTCGGATATGTTGTCAGCGGAGGTGTGACTGTTTATCTGGGTACACAGAAGTACAAGGTAAAAAAAGGAGAATGTTTCTACTTTAAACCTGTCACAACCCATAAAATAGTTAATTCAGCCAAGAGCCAGTCCGTTGTTTTATGGGTATCATCACCGCCTAGTTTTTAA
- a CDS encoding polysaccharide deacetylase family protein, with protein MYELFNKKIIKYILIVFAVFLILILPLALILSSTTSVFEDALESLGKDNGIKVPIVMYHGTIPKSKDLGKFVITPAELESDIKYLKNHGYTSITMTDLINYVHNDGELPTKPVMLTFDDGYYNNYIYATPILKNYDMKGVISVVGEFTEASTRIPENNVQYSYVTWEQIKNMNDSGIYEIQNHTFNLHKYGKNRSGAKKNKGESIEAYKNLLNSDVGLLQQRLKETMGIEPNTFTYPFGYMCSDSVPILKDMGFKATLSCSEGVNIINKNKKDVLYGLKRKNRPHGVSTESFFKKFCP; from the coding sequence ATGTATGAATTGTTTAATAAAAAAATCATTAAATACATTTTAATTGTTTTTGCCGTTTTTTTAATCCTGATACTGCCTTTGGCTCTTATCCTGTCCTCTACAACCAGCGTTTTTGAGGACGCACTTGAAAGCTTGGGTAAAGATAATGGAATTAAAGTACCAATAGTAATGTATCATGGCACGATCCCCAAATCCAAGGATTTAGGCAAATTTGTTATTACTCCCGCAGAACTGGAAAGTGATATTAAGTATCTGAAGAATCACGGGTATACCTCAATTACAATGACGGACCTTATAAACTATGTGCATAATGACGGTGAACTACCGACTAAGCCTGTTATGCTTACCTTTGATGACGGATATTACAATAACTACATATATGCAACACCTATTCTCAAAAACTACGATATGAAAGGAGTTATATCCGTTGTTGGGGAATTTACCGAAGCCTCTACAAGAATACCTGAAAACAATGTACAGTATTCCTATGTAACCTGGGAACAAATAAAAAATATGAATGACTCAGGTATATATGAAATACAAAATCATACATTTAATCTTCACAAATACGGAAAAAACAGATCTGGAGCAAAAAAGAACAAGGGTGAATCCATTGAAGCCTACAAAAACCTTTTGAACTCTGACGTTGGACTACTTCAGCAAAGGCTAAAGGAAACTATGGGTATTGAGCCAAATACCTTTACATACCCCTTTGGTTATATGTGCAGTGATTCAGTACCTATTTTAAAGGATATGGGCTTTAAGGCAACTTTGTCCTGCTCTGAAGGTGTTAATATCATCAATAAAAATAAAAAAGATGTTCTTTACGGCTTAAAGAGAAAAAACCGTCCTCACGGAGTTTCGACAGAAAGTTTCTTTAAAAAATTCTGTCCATAG
- a CDS encoding ABC transporter substrate-binding protein: MKRILAGILAAAVIAGSAALTGCGGASSDKTTLKVYNWGDYIGEDVIKKFEDKFNINVVYDTFPTNEEMYVKLKAGGSDYDVAIPSDYMIKKMINEGMVNKINLNNIPNYKYIEEKFKNLSFDPKNEYSVPYMWGTVGIIYNKTMVKEPVNSWNILWDKKYDKQIFMLDSQRDSIAVALKKLGYSLNTKNKAELEKAKNELIKQKDIVQAYVGDEVKDKMIMGEGALAVVWSGDAVYMKNQNKDLEYAIPKEGSNLWFDSMVIPSTAKHQKEAEEFINFMCDTEIALKNTNYIGYSTPQTEVKKKLDPALLKDIAAYPSEEQMKGCEVFVDLDASIKDYDKIWTEITSR, from the coding sequence ATGAAGAGAATATTAGCAGGTATTTTGGCAGCAGCTGTGATTGCTGGCAGTGCAGCTTTAACAGGCTGCGGAGGAGCTTCAAGCGATAAAACAACACTAAAGGTATACAATTGGGGAGATTACATCGGAGAAGATGTAATTAAGAAATTTGAAGATAAATTCAACATAAACGTTGTTTATGATACATTTCCTACGAATGAAGAAATGTATGTAAAGCTTAAAGCAGGTGGAAGCGATTATGATGTTGCCATTCCATCAGACTATATGATAAAGAAAATGATAAATGAAGGTATGGTTAATAAAATAAATCTGAATAATATACCAAACTACAAGTATATTGAAGAAAAGTTCAAGAATCTTTCCTTTGACCCCAAAAATGAGTACTCTGTTCCTTATATGTGGGGGACCGTAGGTATTATTTACAATAAAACAATGGTTAAAGAACCTGTAAACAGCTGGAATATACTCTGGGACAAAAAATATGACAAACAGATATTCATGCTGGACAGTCAAAGGGATTCTATAGCAGTAGCCTTAAAGAAACTTGGATATTCTCTTAATACTAAAAATAAGGCTGAACTAGAAAAAGCAAAGAATGAATTAATAAAACAGAAGGATATTGTACAGGCCTATGTTGGAGACGAAGTCAAGGACAAGATGATAATGGGCGAGGGAGCTTTGGCTGTAGTTTGGTCAGGGGATGCAGTATACATGAAGAACCAGAACAAAGATCTTGAATACGCTATACCAAAGGAAGGAAGTAATCTGTGGTTTGACTCAATGGTTATTCCCAGTACCGCAAAGCACCAGAAGGAAGCAGAAGAATTTATAAACTTTATGTGCGATACTGAGATTGCTCTTAAAAATACCAACTATATAGGATACTCAACTCCACAGACCGAAGTAAAGAAAAAGCTTGATCCTGCTTTATTAAAAGACATTGCAGCTTATCCAAGCGAAGAACAGATGAAGGGCTGTGAGGTTTTCGTTGATTTGGATGCTTCTATCAAGGATTATGATAAGATATGGACAGAAATTACTTCCAGATAA